The Streptomyces sp. Je 1-332 genome has a window encoding:
- a CDS encoding rod shape-determining protein, giving the protein MTVSLEQLRRCHIAVDLGAARTRVFVKGAGLVVDEPSAAAVNTRTGALIAVGQFAEQMTGRTPGYIRVVRPVSGGTVVDIEMAQRMLRHLLGEKLRRTLRRKPRLRAAACTPHDADPLAQRAAVETMVGLGARRVELVDTLIAAAVGCGLPVEQPEATMILVCGAATTQVAVLSLGSIVTAQRIPVGGEAIDNAIVQHLRHHHELMLPSQSVRPLQLALRGNGLTPEGPESTEIHGRDVATGLARSVHVDTAAVREAIHTPLTAVLDGIGKVLRDCPPDLVADLADRGIMMVGGSALLPGLDQMLRDATGMPVQIAERPDVCAVLGLGAMLEGKIQPLVLNPLSG; this is encoded by the coding sequence ATGACCGTCAGTCTGGAGCAGTTGCGCCGCTGCCACATCGCCGTCGACCTGGGTGCCGCGAGGACCCGGGTGTTCGTGAAGGGCGCGGGGCTCGTCGTCGACGAACCGAGCGCCGCCGCCGTCAACACCCGGACGGGCGCGCTCATCGCGGTCGGCCAGTTCGCCGAGCAGATGACGGGACGTACGCCGGGCTACATCCGGGTCGTACGGCCGGTGTCCGGCGGCACCGTCGTCGACATCGAGATGGCCCAGCGCATGCTGCGCCACCTCCTGGGCGAGAAGCTCCGCCGCACCCTGCGCCGCAAGCCGCGGCTGCGCGCCGCCGCCTGCACGCCGCACGACGCGGACCCGCTGGCGCAGCGCGCCGCCGTCGAGACGATGGTCGGGCTCGGGGCGCGCAGGGTCGAGCTGGTGGACACGCTCATCGCGGCCGCGGTCGGCTGCGGGCTGCCCGTCGAGCAGCCGGAAGCGACGATGATCCTGGTGTGCGGGGCCGCGACCACGCAGGTCGCGGTGCTCTCCCTCGGGTCGATCGTCACGGCCCAGCGCATCCCGGTCGGCGGCGAGGCGATCGACAACGCGATCGTCCAGCACCTGCGCCACCACCACGAGCTGATGCTCCCCAGCCAGTCGGTACGCCCGCTCCAGCTCGCCCTGCGCGGCAACGGCCTGACTCCGGAGGGGCCTGAGTCGACCGAGATCCACGGCCGCGATGTCGCCACCGGGCTCGCCCGTTCGGTGCACGTCGACACCGCCGCCGTCCGCGAGGCGATCCACACCCCGCTGACCGCCGTACTCGACGGCATCGGCAAGGTGCTGCGGGACTGCCCGCCGGACCTGGTGGCCGACCTGGCCGATCGCGGGATCATGATGGTCGGCGGCAGCGCGCTGCTGCCCGGCCTCGACCAGATGCTGCGGGACGCGACGGGGATGCCGGTGCAGATCGCCGAGCGTCCGGACGTGTGCGCCGTGCTCGGGCTCGGCGCGATGCTGGAGGGCAAGATCCAGCCCCTGGTCCTCAACCCGCTCTCCGGCTGA
- a CDS encoding GAF domain-containing protein has translation MSGDELPLPLVPLLDAVLGVGSDLELHTTLQHIVDSATELAGARYGALGVIDPGHGGLTDLFTAGLTDAERERIGALPDGRSGLLGTLIREPKPLLLDDLTRDPRSCGVPPGHPEMHSFLGVPVHVHDEAFGNLYLTEKREGRFTDEDLQLLRVLASQAGIAIGNARLYEAARQRERWIDGAAAVTTALLTGEPAADALMTVAEQARILASASAGVILQPTDQGGMRIVAAATEEEDGITPPPSESDAHPHALQNDLIGTTIEPGSEVLGQLLGGEPVFIEDSATDPRMTTHVRTNFGPSMMLPLQAGGRLIGTLALPRRRGERAYTSVERLLATQFASQAALALVLADAQQSRQRLAVFEDRDRIARDLHDLVVQRLFATGMMLESTRSRDHTPQVESTLDQAVDELESTIQEVRTAIFALQQPPADAPTTFRGKVLRETAGAAAVVGVQPSVHFTGAVDARVTEPAASHLLAALRRALATASRRPDVTRIEVAVDARATLPDGRTGVRLTVYDDGTTDGVGSGTTTTWQAPL, from the coding sequence GTGAGCGGCGACGAACTGCCCCTCCCCCTCGTCCCCCTCCTGGACGCGGTGCTCGGCGTCGGCTCGGACCTCGAACTGCACACCACGCTCCAGCACATCGTGGACAGCGCGACCGAGCTGGCCGGCGCACGGTACGGCGCGCTCGGCGTCATCGACCCCGGCCACGGCGGACTGACCGACCTGTTCACCGCGGGCCTGACCGACGCCGAGCGGGAGCGCATCGGCGCCCTGCCCGACGGCCGCTCGGGCCTCCTCGGCACCCTGATCCGCGAACCGAAGCCGCTCCTCCTCGACGACCTGACGCGGGACCCGCGCTCGTGCGGCGTACCGCCGGGGCACCCCGAGATGCACAGCTTCCTGGGCGTACCGGTGCACGTCCACGACGAGGCGTTCGGCAATCTCTACCTCACCGAGAAGCGCGAGGGCCGCTTCACGGACGAGGACCTGCAACTGCTCCGCGTCCTCGCGAGCCAGGCGGGCATCGCGATCGGCAACGCCCGCCTGTACGAGGCGGCACGACAGCGGGAGCGGTGGATCGACGGGGCGGCGGCGGTCACCACGGCCCTGCTCACCGGCGAACCGGCGGCCGACGCCCTGATGACGGTCGCCGAGCAGGCCCGCATCCTCGCGAGCGCGTCGGCGGGGGTGATCCTGCAGCCCACGGACCAGGGCGGCATGCGGATCGTCGCGGCGGCGACGGAGGAGGAGGACGGCATCACGCCGCCCCCGAGCGAGTCCGACGCGCACCCGCACGCCCTCCAGAACGACCTCATCGGCACGACGATCGAGCCCGGCAGCGAAGTCCTCGGTCAACTGCTCGGGGGCGAGCCGGTGTTCATCGAGGACTCCGCGACCGACCCCCGGATGACGACCCATGTGCGGACCAACTTCGGGCCCAGCATGATGCTGCCGCTGCAGGCGGGCGGACGGCTCATCGGGACGCTCGCGCTGCCCCGCCGCAGGGGCGAGCGCGCGTACACCTCCGTGGAGCGTCTCCTCGCCACGCAGTTCGCCTCACAGGCCGCGCTGGCCCTCGTCCTGGCGGACGCCCAGCAGAGCAGGCAGCGCCTGGCCGTGTTCGAGGACCGCGACCGCATCGCCCGCGACCTGCACGACCTCGTCGTCCAGCGGCTCTTCGCCACCGGCATGATGCTGGAGTCGACCCGGAGCAGGGACCACACGCCGCAGGTGGAGTCCACCCTGGACCAAGCCGTGGACGAGCTGGAGTCCACCATCCAGGAGGTCCGTACGGCGATCTTCGCGCTCCAGCAGCCCCCGGCCGACGCCCCGACCACGTTCCGCGGCAAGGTGCTCCGCGAGACGGCGGGCGCGGCGGCCGTGGTCGGTGTGCAGCCCTCGGTGCACTTCACCGGCGCCGTCGACGCCCGCGTCACGGAACCGGCGGCGAGCCATCTCCTGGCCGCCCTGCGCCGCGCCCTGGCCACCGCGTCCCGCCGCCCCGACGTCACCCGCATCGAGGTGGCGGTGGACGCGCGGGCGACGCTGCCGGACGGCCGGACGGGCGTACGTCTGACGGTCTACGACGACGGCACGACGGACGGCGTCGGATCGGGCACGACCACCACCTGGCAGGCCCCGCTCTAG
- a CDS encoding helix-turn-helix domain-containing protein gives MANEDLGRTLRRLRRLASLTQEELAERSDVSVDVIRQLEQRRKHSARLPTLHALANGLGVELTTLLGDPPAASTGENDGPQFVAVRRAVMPALWVAAPQPPGPDFSLPDLREQIADGWTQYHSAEFDTVMKALPDLISEARAAAASPDSVDQGAGFAALGKSLQLAGHVAVRMGKTDLALISLERAIDAAGRSSDPLLRAMIVNSVAWTYQRQGRLADALSIALHAAGDIEDNGHTGTADGLKVWGALTMSAATSAARSNDYERAAALMERAEKEAAHVAKLPQGSDSRMVSVFSPSSVRIERVRLAVQYGHPEEALALAKGMRLTKDTPPSWRTWLLLDVARAHTDLGDAAGAVKALESLRRVAPTWMQHHTLAVAIVRDLWVLPNHPAGLRPLAEFLGVGE, from the coding sequence GTGGCAAACGAAGACCTGGGACGTACCCTCCGCCGCCTGCGGCGCCTGGCCTCCCTGACCCAAGAGGAGTTGGCCGAGCGCTCCGACGTGTCCGTAGACGTGATCCGGCAGCTTGAGCAGCGACGCAAGCATTCGGCTCGCCTGCCCACACTTCACGCTCTGGCGAACGGTCTGGGCGTGGAGTTGACGACCCTGCTGGGGGACCCTCCTGCGGCCTCGACGGGAGAGAACGACGGGCCGCAGTTCGTGGCGGTACGGCGGGCCGTCATGCCCGCGCTCTGGGTGGCCGCGCCACAGCCGCCTGGGCCCGACTTCTCTCTGCCCGACCTGCGCGAGCAGATCGCGGACGGCTGGACCCAGTACCACTCCGCCGAGTTCGACACCGTGATGAAGGCACTGCCCGACCTGATTTCGGAAGCGCGCGCCGCCGCGGCATCGCCCGACAGCGTGGATCAGGGCGCCGGCTTCGCCGCGCTGGGCAAGTCCCTCCAGCTGGCCGGGCACGTAGCCGTGCGGATGGGGAAAACCGATCTCGCTCTGATCAGCCTGGAGCGCGCCATAGACGCAGCGGGCCGTTCGTCCGATCCTCTGCTGCGCGCCATGATCGTCAACTCTGTCGCGTGGACCTATCAGCGGCAGGGCCGTCTCGCCGACGCCCTGAGCATCGCCCTGCACGCGGCTGGCGACATCGAGGACAACGGGCATACGGGCACCGCCGACGGCCTGAAGGTCTGGGGCGCTCTCACCATGTCCGCCGCCACCTCAGCCGCTCGCAGCAACGACTATGAGCGGGCTGCTGCGTTGATGGAACGCGCAGAGAAGGAGGCAGCTCATGTGGCCAAGCTGCCGCAGGGCAGCGACAGTCGCATGGTCAGCGTGTTCAGTCCGTCGTCGGTGCGTATCGAGCGCGTCCGCCTGGCCGTCCAGTACGGGCACCCCGAGGAGGCCCTGGCCCTGGCGAAGGGGATGCGGCTGACCAAGGACACCCCGCCGTCGTGGCGAACGTGGCTACTGCTGGATGTGGCCCGCGCTCACACAGACCTTGGGGACGCGGCGGGAGCGGTGAAGGCTTTGGAGTCGCTGCGCCGCGTGGCGCCGACGTGGATGCAGCATCACACCCTGGCGGTCGCCATCGTCCGTGATCTGTGGGTGCTCCCCAACCACCCGGCAGGGCTGCGCCCGTTGGCGGAATTCCTGGGGGTCGGCGAATAG
- a CDS encoding PIN domain nuclease — MITYLLDASALWHLFRTPGALRPWEGHIAAGVFHICEPTRAEFLYSATSPAHRDELAEELDALCHLSPVPKNAWRWVDTAQYKLTQQGQHRAAGPIDLLVCATAVHHGHTVLHVDNDFATVASVLKEVQQRDVRA; from the coding sequence GTGATCACGTACCTCCTTGATGCTTCCGCCCTGTGGCACCTCTTCCGCACGCCGGGGGCGTTGAGGCCCTGGGAAGGGCACATCGCCGCAGGCGTCTTCCATATCTGCGAGCCCACGAGGGCAGAGTTCCTCTACTCGGCCACCAGCCCGGCCCACCGGGATGAGTTGGCCGAAGAGCTGGATGCTCTCTGCCATCTCTCGCCGGTTCCCAAGAACGCGTGGCGCTGGGTCGATACCGCGCAGTACAAGCTCACCCAGCAGGGACAGCACCGGGCCGCCGGGCCCATCGATCTTCTGGTGTGTGCCACCGCGGTTCATCACGGCCACACGGTGCTCCACGTGGACAACGACTTCGCCACGGTGGCGTCGGTCCTCAAGGAAGTGCAGCAGCGGGACGTACGCGCCTGA
- a CDS encoding type II toxin-antitoxin system VapB family antitoxin has protein sequence MSVTQVDLDDEALAEAMRLMGTSTKKETVNGALRDYVARIKRLEAAEKLAARGERGEFEAAAAAHAAAKRARQAAFE, from the coding sequence ATGTCGGTTACTCAGGTCGATCTCGATGACGAGGCGCTGGCCGAGGCGATGCGGCTCATGGGTACCTCCACGAAAAAAGAGACGGTCAACGGAGCTCTGCGGGACTACGTGGCGCGCATCAAGCGGCTGGAGGCTGCCGAGAAGCTGGCCGCGCGGGGTGAGCGGGGCGAGTTCGAGGCGGCGGCTGCGGCGCATGCAGCTGCCAAGCGCGCCCGGCAGGCAGCCTTCGAGTGA
- a CDS encoding YtxH domain-containing protein, producing MRYRLTFVAGVALGYVLGTRAGRERYEKLKKAAREFAQNPAVRNTVESATQQGRDVAGKAFHSVSEKVGDRVPDSVADRVRSLRERGPGSGEDDWGTSNT from the coding sequence ATGCGCTACCGGCTCACATTCGTAGCGGGAGTGGCTCTCGGGTACGTGCTCGGTACCCGGGCAGGCCGCGAGCGCTACGAGAAGCTGAAGAAGGCAGCTCGCGAGTTCGCGCAGAACCCAGCCGTGCGCAACACCGTGGAGTCCGCGACACAGCAGGGACGCGACGTGGCGGGCAAGGCCTTCCACTCCGTGTCCGAGAAGGTCGGGGACCGGGTCCCGGACTCGGTGGCCGACCGGGTGCGGTCGCTGCGCGAGCGCGGGCCGGGCAGTGGCGAGGACGACTGGGGCACCAGTAATACGTAG
- a CDS encoding FGGY family carbohydrate kinase, with product MGIVAGLDSSPDFTRIVVCDADTGAVLKQGYAPHPTEGPDGAGRPSDVDPQAWLLSLGEAAGGGLLEGVQAIGVSAQQNAVIPLDQHGNTVRPALVGNDRRAQVAAADLIDGLGSREAWAQAVGCVPQAAHPVTKLRWLAKTEPESAQRVASLMQAHDWLVWQLLGRPARRTSDRGGASGTGYWSAATGSYRPDLVELALGHQAMLPEVIGPAEAAGTTPAGLLISAGTGETMAAAFGLGVQQGDAVVSLGASGSVMAVHHEALVDPSGTITSLADATGMHLPVVHTLNAVRVLRGAAEMLGVADLEGLSDLAMKSTPGAHGLVLLPYLEGEKTPNLPHAAGTLTGLRRESMRPEHLARAAFEGMLCGLGDALDVLRGRGVEVRRVFLLGAAAELPAVQAAAPMLFGTQVVVPQPADYAAIGAARQAAWALNGQLPYWQGAAAQIFEPGEEHAVGQAVRQQYRTVREQTHPGALDSAP from the coding sequence ATGGGGATAGTCGCAGGGTTGGACAGTTCGCCCGATTTCACGCGCATCGTGGTCTGTGACGCGGACACGGGTGCCGTACTCAAGCAGGGCTATGCCCCGCATCCGACGGAGGGCCCCGATGGCGCGGGCCGTCCGTCGGACGTGGATCCGCAGGCCTGGCTGCTCTCGCTCGGCGAGGCGGCCGGCGGCGGGCTGCTCGAAGGCGTGCAGGCCATCGGCGTCTCGGCGCAGCAGAACGCGGTCATCCCTCTGGATCAGCACGGCAACACGGTGCGGCCCGCGCTCGTCGGCAACGACCGGCGGGCGCAGGTCGCCGCCGCCGACCTGATCGACGGGCTCGGCAGCCGCGAGGCCTGGGCGCAGGCCGTCGGATGCGTCCCGCAGGCGGCGCACCCCGTGACGAAACTGCGCTGGCTGGCGAAGACCGAGCCGGAGTCCGCCCAGCGCGTGGCCTCTCTCATGCAGGCGCACGACTGGCTGGTGTGGCAGCTCCTCGGCCGGCCCGCGCGGCGCACGAGCGACCGCGGCGGCGCCTCCGGGACCGGCTACTGGTCGGCGGCGACGGGTTCGTACCGTCCCGATCTCGTGGAGCTCGCGCTCGGTCACCAGGCGATGCTGCCCGAGGTGATCGGTCCCGCCGAGGCCGCGGGGACGACCCCGGCAGGGCTGCTGATCTCCGCCGGGACCGGCGAGACGATGGCGGCGGCGTTCGGGCTCGGAGTCCAACAGGGCGACGCGGTCGTCTCGTTGGGGGCTTCGGGATCCGTGATGGCCGTGCACCACGAGGCCCTGGTCGACCCGAGCGGGACGATCACCTCGCTCGCGGACGCGACCGGCATGCATCTGCCGGTGGTGCACACGCTGAATGCCGTGCGGGTGCTGCGCGGCGCGGCCGAGATGCTCGGGGTTGCCGACCTCGAGGGGCTCTCCGATCTGGCCATGAAGTCGACGCCGGGCGCGCACGGGCTCGTACTCCTGCCGTATCTGGAGGGGGAGAAGACGCCGAATCTGCCGCACGCGGCGGGCACTCTGACCGGGCTGCGGCGTGAGTCGATGCGGCCCGAGCATCTGGCGCGGGCGGCCTTCGAGGGCATGCTGTGCGGGCTCGGGGACGCGCTGGACGTGCTGCGGGGCCGCGGTGTGGAGGTGCGCCGGGTCTTCCTGCTCGGTGCGGCGGCCGAGCTGCCGGCGGTGCAGGCGGCGGCGCCGATGCTGTTCGGTACGCAGGTCGTGGTGCCGCAGCCCGCGGACTACGCGGCGATCGGCGCGGCGCGCCAGGCCGCATGGGCGCTGAACGGCCAACTGCCGTACTGGCAGGGGGCGGCGGCGCAGATCTTCGAGCCGGGCGAGGAGCACGCCGTGGGCCAGGCGGTACGCCAGCAGTACCGGACCGTGCGGGAACAGACGCACCCCGGGGCGCTCGACAGCGCCCCGTAA
- a CDS encoding ABC transporter ATP-binding protein, which translates to MLIRLLRAHLGPYKKPIALLVLLQFLQTCASLYLPTLNADIIDQGVVKGDTGYILSFGGVMIAVTVAQVVCNVGAVYYGARTASALGRDVRAAVFDRVQSFSARELGHFGAPSLITRTTNDVQQVQMLVLMTFTLMVSAPIMSVGGIIMALGLDVQLSGVLVAVVPVLALCVSLIVKRLRPLFRTMQVRLDTVNRVLREQITGNRVIRAFVRDAYEKDRFRKANAELTDVSLGTGKLLALMFPIVMTVVNISSIAVVWFGAHRIDSGGMQIGALTAFLAYLMQIVMSVMMATFMFMMVPRAEVCAERIEEVLDTESSVVPPASPVTELRRHGHLEIRDAGFRYPGAEEPVLKAVDLVARPGETTAVIGSTGSGKSTLLSLVPRLIDITEGEVLVDGVPVHTIEPALLARTVGLVPQKPYLFAGTVATNLRYGNPDATDEDLWHALEVAQAKGFVESLEEGLGAPISQGGTNVSGGQRQRLAIARTLVQRPEIYLFDDSFSALDYATDAALRAALGRETAEATVVIVAQRVSTIRDADRIIVLDEGRVVGTGRHHELMESNETYREIVLSQLTEAEAA; encoded by the coding sequence ATGCTCATACGACTCCTGCGGGCCCACCTAGGCCCGTACAAGAAGCCCATCGCCCTGCTGGTGCTGCTGCAGTTCCTGCAGACCTGCGCCTCGCTCTATCTGCCGACTCTCAACGCCGACATCATCGACCAGGGTGTGGTGAAGGGCGACACGGGCTACATCCTGTCGTTCGGCGGCGTCATGATCGCCGTCACCGTCGCCCAGGTGGTCTGCAACGTGGGGGCCGTCTACTACGGCGCCCGCACCGCGTCCGCGCTCGGCCGCGACGTGCGGGCGGCCGTGTTCGACCGCGTGCAGTCGTTCTCCGCACGCGAGTTGGGGCACTTCGGCGCACCGTCGTTGATCACCCGGACCACGAACGACGTCCAGCAGGTGCAGATGCTGGTCCTGATGACGTTCACGCTGATGGTGTCGGCGCCGATCATGAGCGTCGGCGGCATCATCATGGCCCTCGGTCTCGACGTACAGCTCTCGGGCGTCCTGGTCGCGGTCGTGCCCGTCCTCGCGCTCTGCGTGAGCCTCATCGTGAAGCGGCTGCGTCCCCTCTTCCGCACCATGCAGGTGCGCCTGGACACCGTGAACCGCGTGCTGCGCGAGCAGATCACCGGCAACCGCGTCATCCGCGCCTTCGTCCGCGACGCGTACGAGAAGGACCGTTTCCGGAAGGCCAACGCCGAGCTGACCGACGTGTCGCTGGGCACCGGCAAGCTGCTCGCGCTGATGTTCCCGATCGTCATGACCGTCGTGAACATCTCGTCGATCGCCGTGGTGTGGTTCGGCGCGCACCGCATCGACAGCGGCGGCATGCAGATCGGTGCGCTCACCGCGTTCCTCGCGTATCTGATGCAGATCGTGATGTCCGTGATGATGGCCACCTTCATGTTCATGATGGTGCCGCGCGCCGAGGTCTGCGCCGAGCGCATCGAGGAGGTCCTGGACACCGAGAGCAGCGTGGTGCCCCCGGCCTCCCCCGTGACGGAGCTGCGGCGCCACGGCCACCTGGAGATCCGCGACGCGGGCTTCCGCTACCCCGGCGCCGAGGAGCCCGTCCTGAAGGCCGTGGACCTGGTCGCGCGGCCCGGTGAGACGACCGCCGTGATCGGGTCGACCGGCAGCGGCAAGTCGACGCTGCTCAGCCTCGTGCCGCGGCTCATCGACATCACCGAGGGCGAGGTCCTGGTGGACGGCGTGCCCGTGCACACCATCGAGCCCGCGCTGCTCGCGCGGACGGTGGGCCTGGTGCCGCAGAAGCCGTACCTCTTCGCCGGCACGGTCGCCACCAACCTCCGCTACGGCAACCCGGACGCGACGGACGAGGACCTGTGGCACGCCCTTGAGGTGGCCCAGGCCAAGGGCTTCGTCGAGAGCCTGGAGGAGGGCCTTGGCGCGCCCATCTCGCAGGGCGGCACGAACGTCTCCGGCGGACAGCGCCAGCGCCTCGCGATCGCGCGGACGCTCGTACAGCGCCCCGAGATCTATCTCTTCGACGACTCCTTCTCGGCCCTGGACTACGCGACCGACGCCGCCCTGCGCGCCGCGCTCGGCCGCGAGACCGCCGAGGCGACCGTCGTGATCGTGGCCCAGCGCGTGTCGACGATCAGGGACGCCGACCGCATCATCGTCCTCGACGAGGGGCGGGTCGTGGGGACGGGGCGCCATCACGAGCTGATGGAGAGCAATGAGACCTACCGGGAGATCGTGCTCTCCCAGCTGACGGAAGCGGAGGCCGCGTAA
- a CDS encoding ABC transporter ATP-binding protein produces MAGPGGQMMGPDSRSMDFKGSGKRLLAQFRPERATMYGMIAAGVFSVALTVLGPKILGKATDLLFAGIVGRDMPSGVTKDQAIESLREKGDGGMADMLTGVDFTPGEGIDFGAVGEVLLLALGAFLIAGLLMAVATRLSNRAINKTVFKMRGDVQEKLSRLPLSYFDKRQRGEVLSRATNDLDNIGQTLQQTMGQLVNSLLTIVGVLIMMFYVSPLLALVALVTVPLSFFVATKVGKRSQPQFVQQWKSTGKLNAHIEEIYTGHNLVKVFGRQEESAKAFAEQNDALYEAGFKAQFNSGAMQPLMFFMSNLNYVLVAVVGGLRVASGALSIGDVQAFIQYSRQFSMPLTQVASMANLVQSGVASAERIFELLDAEEQEADPVPGARPDQLRGRVEMEEVSFRYEKDKPLIEDLSLKVDPGHTVAIVGPTGAGKTTLVNLLMRFYEVTGGRITLDGVDIAKMSRDELRSGIGMVLQDTWLFGGTIAENIAYGAAKDVTREEIEEAARAAHADRFCRTLPDGYDTVIDDEGTGVSAGEKQLITIARAFLSDPVILVLDEATSSVDTRTEVLIQKAMARLAHGRTSFVIAHRLSTIRDADTILVMENGSIVEQGTHDALLAAGGAYERLYRAQFAEAVAEVD; encoded by the coding sequence ATGGCCGGTCCGGGCGGACAGATGATGGGGCCGGACTCCCGGTCGATGGATTTCAAGGGGTCGGGCAAGCGGCTCCTCGCGCAGTTCAGGCCCGAACGCGCCACGATGTACGGGATGATCGCCGCCGGAGTGTTCAGCGTGGCGCTCACCGTGCTCGGCCCGAAGATCCTCGGCAAGGCGACCGACCTGCTCTTCGCGGGCATCGTCGGGCGTGACATGCCGAGCGGCGTCACCAAGGACCAGGCCATCGAGAGCCTGCGCGAAAAGGGCGACGGCGGCATGGCGGACATGCTGACCGGCGTCGACTTCACGCCGGGCGAGGGCATCGACTTCGGCGCGGTGGGAGAGGTGCTGCTGCTCGCTCTCGGGGCCTTCCTGATCGCGGGTCTGCTGATGGCGGTGGCGACGCGGCTCTCCAACCGCGCCATCAACAAGACCGTGTTCAAGATGCGCGGCGACGTGCAGGAGAAGCTCTCGCGGCTTCCGCTGTCGTACTTCGACAAGCGCCAGCGCGGCGAGGTGCTCAGCCGGGCGACGAACGACCTCGACAACATCGGCCAGACGCTCCAGCAGACCATGGGCCAGCTGGTGAACTCGCTGCTCACCATCGTCGGCGTACTGATCATGATGTTCTACGTCTCGCCGCTGCTGGCCCTGGTGGCGCTGGTGACCGTGCCGCTGTCGTTCTTCGTGGCGACGAAGGTCGGCAAGCGGTCGCAGCCGCAGTTCGTGCAGCAGTGGAAGTCCACCGGCAAGCTCAACGCGCACATCGAGGAGATATACACCGGGCACAACCTGGTGAAGGTCTTCGGGCGGCAGGAGGAGTCGGCGAAGGCGTTCGCCGAGCAGAACGACGCGCTGTACGAGGCCGGGTTCAAGGCGCAGTTCAACAGCGGGGCCATGCAGCCGCTGATGTTCTTCATGTCGAACCTCAACTACGTGCTCGTGGCCGTGGTGGGCGGCCTCAGGGTCGCGTCCGGCGCGCTCTCGATCGGTGACGTGCAGGCCTTCATCCAGTACTCGCGGCAGTTCTCGATGCCGCTCACGCAGGTCGCCTCGATGGCGAACCTGGTGCAGTCCGGTGTCGCGTCCGCCGAGCGGATCTTCGAGCTGCTCGACGCGGAGGAGCAGGAGGCCGACCCGGTGCCGGGCGCCCGTCCCGACCAACTGCGCGGCCGGGTCGAGATGGAGGAGGTGTCCTTCCGCTACGAGAAGGACAAGCCGCTCATCGAGGACCTGTCCCTGAAGGTCGATCCCGGCCACACGGTGGCGATCGTCGGGCCGACCGGCGCCGGAAAGACCACCCTGGTCAATCTCCTCATGCGGTTCTACGAGGTCACCGGCGGGCGCATCACGCTCGACGGGGTCGACATCGCGAAGATGTCACGCGACGAACTGCGGTCCGGCATCGGCATGGTGCTCCAGGACACCTGGCTGTTCGGCGGCACGATCGCGGAGAACATCGCGTACGGGGCGGCCAAGGACGTGACCCGCGAGGAGATCGAGGAGGCGGCGCGGGCGGCCCACGCCGACCGCTTCTGCCGCACGCTGCCCGACGGGTACGACACAGTGATCGACGACGAGGGCACGGGGGTGAGCGCGGGCGAGAAGCAGCTCATCACGATCGCGCGGGCGTTCCTGTCCGACCCGGTGATACTCGTCCTCGACGAGGCGACAAGCTCGGTCGACACCCGGACCGAGGTGCTCATCCAGAAGGCGATGGCGCGGCTCGCGCACGGGCGGACGTCGTTCGTCATCGCGCACCGGCTCTCCACGATCCGCGACGCGGACACCATCCTGGTGATGGAGAACGGGTCGATCGTCGAACAGGGCACGCATGACGCGCTGCTGGCCGCCGGCGGGGCGTATGAGCGGCTCTACAGGGCTCAGTTCGCGGAGGCCGTGGCTGAGGTCGACTAG